AAAAAGCCCAAGCTGGTGATCTACATGAGTTAAACATTAAGATACTCGATTTTGCTCGAATTGTAGTTTAAGCAGCTTGACTCAAAAATATTGAGTCGAATTCGAATTCTTCTTAAACGAACCCGAAATTTTACTCACATTAATGTTCTTTCTGGTACAATTTATTAGGttttccaaattcaaaccaTCAATGCAAGTGTAAAATATTTTGAGGGTTCagtttagaatattttaaagattagggatcaatttaaaatttatgtcatagtttgggacgtttgatgaaattaaccctatagtatttgttattttattttatttttcctatgcCGGGTCTCCTCGGTTAATAAATACTCACAATGGGCGAAGATGCAAAATCCAACGGCTCATATTAATTCACCCACGTCGACAAGTAACATGGCAGCGGTTAGATTTAAAAGCAGGTCCACGTGGCACTATCTAGAGCTTTCTCTCTTCAACCTTAAAActgaaattagaaaaaagataaaaaataaatcgcTATGAACAGTACAATTtctgacaaaaataaaaagagagcgTAAATCGAAAGGGAGAGAAAATTTTATTGCATTctcttcttttcccttttttttttgtaattttctctgaaaattgctcattttattcaattaaatggACGGCCGTTTGATCGACTGATCTTCGTGTGTCGTGTAAGTAAAACTTTTcggctttgtttttttttttttggtattgaaTTCTGTTTGTTTGCTGAGAAAAAAAACGGAGGAAAAATTGATATTCTTGTTTTGCTTTTCCATTGCGATTTCTCCTCAATTTTTAGCCTCATGAGATTTTGATTCATACAGTGCAATTTAAGTTACTGTGCTAATATtgtcttattttaaattcattcgtTTTGCTTGATTTCGCGGTTGCTTCTATCTTTGTATTTGATCGTATTAACAACATGAGGTTTTTAAATCGTAAAGCTTGAATCTCTGCTTATGAGAATGTGTAAACTATGGCTTAATTAGCATAAAACAATGGAGCTTTAGAGCCgatgttaaattagtaaaataatgataattgaTAATGTAAATGACATTGCAGTTATCGAACAATTTGattcattgttttatttttttaagtaattttttaggAACTGAGAAATAGATAAATATGGTGGTTCTAAGCTATAAACAAACTTTCTATTGGATTTGTTAAGCTTTAATGGCATTTGAAAGCCAATTGAATCATTAAATTGGTTGGTTAGGTCTAGATCGTTTTCATTTGTAATGGGATTACTATGATTCTGTTTCCAACTGTTATGGTACTTTATCTTTGGAGCTTGGAGAAGTTTTTAACAGtattttagtcataattttCGTTAACAAGATTGAAATCTTTGGATTTGTGATGGCCGTTTCAGAGCTTACTGTGTTTTGATAAACGAGTATATTTAGTTATCATATGTAGAAAGTGTTTTTAGCTATTAATCCTTAAATTTTGAGTCGATTTCAATTTAGTAAAGCATTTATTTCGTTTATCCCTGCTTTATTTGATGACTTATATGTTTGAAACGTCATAGGATTTGAAGGTTGCAAGAGAAGAGGCTATTTGTCTAGCATCTCCCACCTTTTAGACAAGTGAAGTTTCAGAGTCTTTGTGACAATGAGCTTTGTTTTCCGAGGTAGTAGAGGAGATATTGAGAGCGGGTTTTCAGGATTTATTCATGAACGTCCTGCCGTGGTATGTTAGCTTTGTCCATACCTGTATACTTGTTTGGTTGCACAATCATCAAATACTGTATAACGGGACTCTATCTGTCATTGTGCTATTCCTTTTCCAGCGTATACATGCATCTCGGCCTGTTAATTCCAATTCACTGGCCTTCTTTGTTACAGGTAATGTTATGTTCTCCATTGCAtctgtttgtttctttttctttttttgtcactGAATCATTCCTTATTGTCTTTCTAACTTGTATTTCTAAACTGTTGTTACCCGATTGTTTTCTGGCAGTTCTTTTGTTATTCATGATTTTAAACTCTCACCAAATGTCTCCAAATTTTCTGGTACGTACACAATACACATTCACTGAATCACTAGGAGCATGCTAGCTGTTAACACATCATGAATGTATTCTCTCTGTCTGTGCGTGCAGCTTTGGCTAGTAGTAGGCATCTTTTTAATGGCTACTAGCCTTAGGATGTATGCAACTTGTCAGCAACTTCAAGCTCAGGCTCGAGCTCACGCTGCTGCAGCTAGTGGTTTGCTTGGTCATACCGAGTTGCGTTTGCACATGCCACCATCAATAGCTTTTGCTACAAGAGGACGCTTACAAGGACTAAGACTCCAACTTGCCCTTCTCGATCGTGAATTTGATGACCTAGGTAtgctgttttctttttcaaaattcaccGATGTGATTCTGTGGTTTAGTTTTTAACATGCACTGAATGATATGCAAAAGGGTTTTGGTTGTTACTAGTTTGGTTCTTTGAAGATTAATACTTCCTTTCTTCTATAGATTATGACACCCTGAGAGTGTTGGATGATAATACTTCCACAAGTCATTCAATGAGCGAGGAAGATATAAATGCTTTACCTGTGCACAAGTACAAGGTCCATGGCCCGGAGAGGTACTCAAGATTTTACTACCTATAGCTTGCTTTGGTTGTGAACTAGCATCTGTGGCTTGCTTTATTTTTTGTGTgatcaaattcatatttcaaTCAACTGATCttccttgttatttttacaGTGCAGGATCATCATTGCAACAGGCATCTTCTTCGTCAGTCACAATTGAGGTATCAATAATtagttctattttttatataaatccCTTCTGCAGTTGCTCATTCTATTTTTCAGTTGCTTTTTCATGAAGTTTTATATGTTTCAAAGAAGATCTCGGTAACATAACAAGTTATCAGGAACATCTCCTATacaaaattgacataatcggagAGAAATTAAAGTGTTGAAGATTCTTTCCGAACCATTTCATATGTGCTGTTTCATGGATCGTTTTTATAGTCTAAAGTCCCAAATATGTGTTGCAGCAAAAGCAAGATTCCCGGAAAGGTGATGGGAACATGAAGGCTTCAGATGATGAACTAACTTGCTCTATTTGCTTGGATCAAGTCAATGAGGGGGAGCTTGTTCGGAGCTTGCCATGTTTGCATCAGGTTCTATTTTTACAGTCTACTCATGTTTTCTTTTGTCATCTAATGATTTTATGGTGTACTGTTTCTCCCAATATCTTCGGTCATCGTCTCTTatgtgaaaagaaaatgaattacaGCAACCAATATGCCTCGTCAAGAGTGCAATATCGAGTTTTTTAGAGAATAGAGCCTATGAACTACAAAAGTATTACAAAATCAGTGCAATATTTCATGTTATCAAAtggtaaaagtactatggaggcccttcggattgcattttgcctgCTGTACTACaataatgggtaaattagtgtctgtacattagatcaaagaacaaattggtctttctgttaaaaatttccatctatttttactattaaaaactgatTCATGTGCATTAGCATGATGTACATGTCGTATGCCACATATCATTGTCTTGTTATTTCATCAGCCACACTGGGTTTTAAtggtaaaaatggatgaaatttttaacaaaaatgaccaatttgctctttgagtTACTgtacaatgattaatttgttcattttttttagtaaaggaGACAAAATGCTATCTGACTTCTAGTACAACGgcttccatgatacttttaccattaTCAAATGTTTCAAAATCACATGCTTCCTTCGTATCTCAAATGGATGACCTACTGTCATGATTAGAAGTCTGTCCTTGACATATAATTTTGcatatcatttttaattcttGATGATTCATTAGTCTCCTCTTGCTTCTTTAGTTCTTTTATGCTTAGTCCTCGGTTATGATGCTTGAAGATAAATCCCAAGTCCAAATCTTTCCTAGCTGTAAATGGAGGTTATCTCCACGcccttttgattttatgaaactTGATGCATCAATTAACTTTTCCTTCTTACAGTTCCATACCACCTGTATTGATCCATGGCTGCGGCAGCAAGGCACATGTCCAGTATGTAAGTTTAGAATGGGGTCGGGATGGCAGGAAAACAGGGAGAGTGAATCAGATGATTCGGACATGGTTTAACTCAACTCCCCTGGTAATACAATCCGAAgtatatatttacattaaacattaatttttccGGAGATCCATCTTCAGATCTCCTTTAGGATTGGAATCTTATCTATCTTCGGCTCCATGGAAGGAACTGAGGTTAGAGTTTCATCATGCTTAGCCTTGTACATTTAACTTCTCTTTGACTTATGCTGTTTCTTGCCCCATCAGTGTTAGGGATTATCGGGGTCGGCAATCCCGACATCCGAGCATGTAGTTGACTGGAATTTATGCAATCTCAATGAGACTTTTCATTTATTGCTGATTACCATCAATCATCTTATTGCCAAGGGCTTCTTGGAATAGCAGTTTTTATGATCTTGGACTATAATGGAACTTTTTTGCATCttaattttggatattttgttAGCATTTTATCGTATCTTAAATGGAAAAACAATCCGGATTTTGGAACTAGTGTCgaatatgttaatttttaaaaggagtttgtttcataaatttagaaGATAGTATTTTACTCTTAGtccttgaattttgaaaatttagttgTGGAGTTTGATTATGTTGATATTttcatctttatatttttgaattttggattttaaaattctaatggGAACTTTCGGCTCCAAATAAAAGTTGTTAAATTCATTGAATAGAATGAGATGGTCTTTTAAGAGTATTACATGAAAATAGAAGGTTGACATAACACATTCGTAGatatgattatatgtttattaatgagatttaaaataataatctttaatttaatgaatttaacaacttgaaattttaaattttaagaatataaaagttaaaaatgattaaattagattttatgtACACGAGCTATGTAGATAGGTTTAATCACATTTTATCGCGAACAATGTGAGAGAGAGCAGTGATTaaggtttttaatattttattttacattaataatagTTCAGAATATTAATTTTTCGAGTGATGATGTGAcacaatatcaaaatattatatcatCATATCTTTTATGGAGTCCAATtcaaggaccaaaatgaaaaaattatcaaatgcAAATATCAAAGTTGACAAAAgaatattactaaatttaaaagcaaaaaaataatataaatactttttggTATCAAAATCCTGAACATAAATATGACATTGCGATTTTTCTATTATATCGTATCCAACATATATTATTGTATCGTATTTAAACACATGTGAATGCTGAAAGGTTTAGTGCTTCACAGTTCCCAGTGTGAGTTTCACTGTTATTATCAACACTGTAAAATATATACGCACATTTACTAGGAAAAGGAACATAAGCATGAAGAAATCgccattattattttactgTACGCATACTCTGAAGCAAGTAAAGTAGAGTTCTACAACTACAAATAGTATAACAGAAGAATCGCAGTTGGTGCAACCACAAATATATAGGTAAAACTATACTATTAGCCCTCTATTATATGTAATCTAATCTCTGTAttataattttgtcatttttaatctttgtatttctaattttaaaattttagacgTCACTTAGAcagttaaatttgttaagtcaaattttactatttttaaaatcttatacaGCAAATATATTACTACATGTATAACGACATACcaacttgttattttcacataatacTCATAAAAAAACCATGTTATATGAACTAAAACTGATCGAACGGAGACTAAATAATGGAATTTGACCTAACGAACTTAATTACTATGTTTGGGTCCGGATGAaaaagtacaaagattaaattgatcaaTTCTAAAAGTAAAAcgattaaaattgatcaaattaaaaatatagactaaatttaccgcttatatataatacaaggattaataccaaaatttaacGAAAATTattatccaaaataaaatttggtcattgaactattattccattaaaaaaaacccattttAGCCATAGATTTGAAGCTAAATTTGGTTTATACTTAATGTGTAAGATTGTGTTTAATGGGTTAGTTAATTTATAGTAAGACCTATGAAAGAAGTAGTAATCATTTCATTTGTTGCTTAAAAGAAAGGTGGGTCAAAAGTCGTCTTCGCCTTAGCCTCATTTGAGTCCCAGTTCACCAACCAAAAtccatatatgcatatatttccCAGTTAGGGtttgatgaaaatgatattcgattatttaatataataatttactGCTTTCTAGTTagctaaaaatagatataacaTTTACTAAAAATTGGTACTTACGATAAATACGATGCAGTCTTTATTAAGTAACGTACCTATAAGGTGAGATTTTATTAAATGAGATCTTGTGGCATCCTTTTTAAATCAACGATTGCAGTTAAAAGatagaaataagaaaattgtaaCCGTTTGATCAAGCCACgtcaaaaattaagaaattgtaCTAATGGCCTAGAACTTGTTAAATCAATTACTGAGAATACAttgtttttctctaaaaattagTTTCTCTCCTTCGGTGTTGAAACGAGATGAATTGATTAAAACGTAAACACAtattttttaatgcaaaatctacatttattttaagtttattgcCAATTGACGAGGAGGGAGAATATCGTA
The nucleotide sequence above comes from Gossypium raimondii isolate GPD5lz chromosome 13, ASM2569854v1, whole genome shotgun sequence. Encoded proteins:
- the LOC105781855 gene encoding E3 ubiquitin-protein ligase SDIR1, yielding MSFVFRGSRGDIESGFSGFIHERPAVRIHASRPVNSNSLAFFVTVLLLFMILNSHQMSPNFLLWLVVGIFLMATSLRMYATCQQLQAQARAHAAAASGLLGHTELRLHMPPSIAFATRGRLQGLRLQLALLDREFDDLDYDTLRVLDDNTSTSHSMSEEDINALPVHKYKVHGPESAGSSLQQASSSSVTIEQKQDSRKGDGNMKASDDELTCSICLDQVNEGELVRSLPCLHQFHTTCIDPWLRQQGTCPVCKFRMGSGWQENRESESDDSDMV